The Pleurodeles waltl isolate 20211129_DDA chromosome 7, aPleWal1.hap1.20221129, whole genome shotgun sequence genome contains the following window.
tccattgttgttgcattgctggtttgtgtctttcctgcagaattcccctatcacgacttctatgtcctttgggtaactttagtgcactttgcactcacttttcagggtcttggggtgggctatttttctaacccttactattttctaatagtcccagcgaccctctacaaggtcacataggtttggggtccattcgtggttcgcattccacttttggagtatatggtttgtgttgcccctatccctatgtgtccccattgcatcctattgtaactatacattgtttgcactgttttctaatactatatctgcatattttggtattgtgtacatatatcttgtgtatatttgctatcctcatactgagtttACACTCTGAGataccttggcatattgtcataaaaataaagtacctttatttttagtatatctgtgtattgtgttttctgatgatattgtgcaagtgacactagtggtactgtaggagcttcactcgtctcctagttcagcctaagctgctctgctaagctaccattatctatcagcctatgctgctagacaccctatacactaataagggataactgggcctggtgcaaggtgcaagtaccccttggtactcactacaagccagtccagcctcctacagatgggacTCCTTTAAGAGATTTAATAAGCTTCAAGATAAACTGTGTGCATTAACTTCTACCCACCAGTTATTCGATGACCACTTCACATTTGCCCCACTTGAAGTCACGTCTCTCCATTTGGACCTCTTCGCAATCTTGAAAGAATTGTTCTCCAAATGTGTCAGGCCACCGACCAACTCCTGTGTCCAACCCAGCAgtaaatggtttaacaagaggtgtagagaggctaaaaacATCCTGATAAAGGTGCTAAGGACAAAGGATAGATTAGGAATTACCAACGCAAGGCGCCACTACGTACTAACATGCAAAACGAGCAAACTTGAGAATGAAGAGGGGATCTGGAGCGAACTAGCTGAGGCAGCTAAGGTCCACGACTCTAAACGATTCTGGCTCCTGGTCTCTCATAGTGACTAGAATCGAGCATCCAACCCAGAGTCTCATATTACCCCCGATGTCTGGCTTTCCCATTTCATGGAACTGTATGGCTCCTCACTGGATTGCGATGCACCAAGTCCTGGAGAGATGACAGCATCTCACTCGCCTGTGACTCCCTTGCCTCCCTTCACACTAAAAGAAACTGTGTTGGCCATCACTGCCCAAAAAGCAGGGAAGGCCCCAGGGTCAGATGGGatcccctcagacatgtttaaagcgGATCAGAACAACTGCAGTCCGTACGTTAATGGGGTCTCCAATGCTATTCTGACCAATAGATCCTATCCCGACTCATGGAAAGAGTCAAAAATTGTGCCCATatacaagaaaggagagagaagtTCCCCAGGAAATTACAGACCTATCAGTCTCcttgataatcttcaaaaaatattttgccaccaactGTTGAGCAGGTTGAggaaatggatagtggaaaaccaaatccTAAGCCACCTCCAAGCGGGTTTTAGAGAAAAGGTCAGCACAATAGATCAGATTTTCTGTTTTATTTCCATCAAATGGAAAATTGTTGACGTGGATCTAGGCCACCTATTTGTGGCATTTGTCGATTTGAAATCAGCTTTTGAGTTAGTACCCCGCTACAAACTGTGGGAGGTCTTGAACAAACTGGGAGTTCCTTGTTCTATCATAAATATTATCAGAGACCTTTATACTGGCAattatgccagaattagatggggtTCGCGAGGTGAACTAACTGAAGAGTTTCCCACTGCCCGCGGCGTGAGACAAGGTTGTGTACTCACCCCCACATTATTCCTCCTATTCATGAATGCATGTATCCCCTATCTCATGGAGTGTTCCAGTGACGCcgctaaaataggagggcagaagattccttgcctcctatttgctgatgacactttgttgatatcccaaacagccacaggcctttcaaccctgctctcgAGGTTCATGGACTTTTGTAATGACCATGGGCTGGAAATCAACAGACTAAAAACTAAATGCacggtgtttggggacaaaaaaggcagAATGAGGAGACCCATCTACTTAGAAGGTGCCACACTGGAAAGAGTCGGTGATTTCAACTATTTAGGTCTGAAATTAGAAGACACACATAAATGGCACTCCCACCTCCAGAAAGCAACCCTGCGCTTCAAACAACGGgagagtggcattgtaagatttgcagctagatcccccagttctgccatgacgcccgctatagaaatatataaatcgcaagcaatgggggggggtgggggttctatatggagctgaattgtggggtcACTGCAATTTAGATGATTTGgcaagggtggaaaactctttcctaaagatgctgctaagagttccctccagtaccccaacacttcctattcgaatggatctaaaTTTGCCTCCAATTAACCAGATTGCCGCTCTTAGGCCTCTGTTGTtctggattcgcctatggtcactagattctcttattccctatagatgcGGGCTAATTAACCTGATAGATACCAACACCAGCTCAAAAAttaagtggtgtgtttatgtggaaCGGACCTTTGCATCACTTGGCTTGGGGACATACTGAAAGGATCCGTTATCTATTCCAAAAAAGGCAACACAGATTCTGAAGGATGCATTCTGGCTTAATGCTCAATTCTCACAATTGACTGCAgtctcatcatcatccatgactggcagttttctacaaatcaaatgccattatgaacctGAGCGATACATGGACACTTTACTTTCCCCACATGCACGTGCATTGTATAtcagatttaggataggctctcttcctttgcgcacTCTAATTTACAAATGGTCCAATACAAGCTGTAGTTCTAAGATATGCCCGATGGGTCgtgccagggaagaatccataacccatgtcCTCTTCCAATGTTTTGCATACCACAAACAGAGGGCTTCttggattattccattatgtaaaaaaatgggttttaggaattacCTATTGGCTCTGAGAGTTTTTAAGTCTgatccatctgttttagtggcttgctgttTGGCAACATTTTTAGAATCTATTTGGCATTGCAGACTGAATGTGTTAAAAAAGCAGGAAAAAATCCATCAACAGATGATGGGAGTGGTCATAGAGGAACTTACTTGTGAATTTTCATGTGTGCATATACCAATTCTCTATTGTTCAATGAATATTCCATGTTTTTATATTCTTATATGTTTTAAATGGGAACGTTTTCTACTTTTATCTTattcattgtttttagttaggtatATACTTGATCTATGATATTTATTACAAAAAACTTTGCATTCTTGCACAATTTTATAATATGGTACGAACTTTTATAGGGAGAATGTTTTATATTCGAGGACTTTTATACAtagcctgttttctgtaaaatcgtgaacttgtggtgtgcttttatggtatttgtttttaccgaaataaagctaacaacaacaacaacaacttattcagtacatttatttatttgatgCAGAACAAACTGGGTTCCTGGAGCAGAAGAGAGCATTACAGAGAACATATTCCTTGAAGAAAAGCATCTGAAAAATAAGGAGATGTACAGGGAAGAGTCTGGGAGGGGACGGGGGCGTGAGAATGTGTAAATTGGACAGTACTACACAGTAGGGTCATTATTTACATCACACATATGTACATAGTACAAACATATAGAATGCATTGCCTATATTTACACTACAAGGCACTGAGATGTGATGTGCTTTGCCCAGTATCACATAATTTGTGGTCAAAGGCAAAAGACAGGGTTTGTGTCACTATACCAACCTCCTTCCAACATAAAATTATTGTTGGTCGGTCCAGCAAATGTGACTTCTGGTTGGCTTGGGAGAAGAAGCTGTTGTGCACGGACCACAGTCCATTTCCACACTCCAAAAGGATGAAGCGCTGGGTGCACTTTTGGCCCTGGCCTGGAGTCAGTGATCAGAAAGAGCCTCCAGGTCAGAACCTTGAACTCACACTGGCTGTAGGTGATAGCAGTAATTTGGAATTTATTCTGAGTGCCCAATGAAGCTGATAATCAGACTGCGAAGATTCCAGCGGCTCGGCCTCAACTGGGATCACCGCACTTCTCTAGCACAGGGCTTAGGATCCAGGGCGGTCTGCACCAGGGTAGAGGTGTCAGACTAGTACTTGGGTCCTTAAGACCATGATACGTGGAAAGGGTGATGGATGGTGGAAACCTGGTAGAAATCAGGGGTCCCCACAGGAGAGAAGCTCCCAAAGTGTCAACAATACCACCGGAAGCTTGGTCAAAATCTGCCTGCACATCCCAGACCCTAAAACTTCAAAGGGACCTAAGTATTTACAACACAGAAACCTGATCAGAATCTGGTTATAGATCGCAGACCCTAAAACTTTATGTGACCGATGAGCTAAGAGTATCTCTGGAAATCTGATTAGAGTGCAGGGTGAACATCCTGGGCCCTTGACCTGCAAAGGGACCGATGTGTAACAGCATCACCAGAAGCGGACAGTAGATGGTCGACAAGAACCACAAGTCTTGAATGTTCACAGGAACTAATGGGGCAGTAACATCATGGGGTATGGGGTCAACATCAGGTGCCTTGACTCCTCATTGGTCCCAGTGTGAGAAAATATCACTAGAACCACACATTGGATCCCGACTGTAGATCACGGGCCCTCCCCCATAGGAGACGAATCTCAGACGCTGAACTTGTTGTTCATCTTTTTTAAAAAAGCCTGCAGCTTCATTGGCTTCTGTGAGTTTGCATCAACAGCTGTTGTTTTAATTGCAAATTCTCAAACATATTAAATGTTCCTAAATGCATTAGATGCCATTGATACATAAATATGTTTCTATTGTCTGTCATGATCGATACAATAGTGTGAGCTAAAGTTATTGATCTGGCCAATTCTCCTGCAGCTGCTTCCTTCTGACAGATCCTTCCAGATCCCTCCTACCACAGAAATGTGTACTTAGAATCATGTGTCCGCATGTATCCGCATTACCCCACATCCGCAACCCATTCAGCCCATTCATCATGATTTTATTTTGTGCGTTTCAAGTCGCCTTATCTGAGACAGATACGTGTTTTAAGGTCTACCTTTAAAACCAAAGGCCTTTTGGTTACAAAGCAAACTTTTATTCATGAAAACTGAGGGATGTGTGAATTCAAATGAAGCTTTCCTCCCTAGTCCTTCATGGACTGCAGCAGATGTACGGAAAGGAAAGAAAAACTCTGCAGGGCTCTGCTGACCTATACACAAGGCAGATTTCACAACATACTGACCATATATCATCTATTTTATGTATagaggggcaccttaaaggggGGGGGTCAACCACCATGAGGTGTTGTTCTTCAGAACTAGAGTTTGGGGTGATGGATAATACCAAAGATTGGCGTCCATTGGTCCTCCTGATTGGTTGTCCAAGTTTTAGCCATTCACCAGCCTTGAAAGGGATAGGCCAGTGAAATGGGGGGACCTGTTTAGATCCCTGAAAAAGAGGTGTCTCCGCTGTCTGACCAGTTGGAGTTCTTGCGCTGAGGTTTGAGGCATTTCTTCATAAGTTCACTACTGATGCAGCCACCATGCGAGAGAAGCTCCAGGAAGGTGTTTCTGAACTTGGCGCCAATGAAGGCATACAGAAGGGGGTTCAGGCAGCAGTGGAAGTACCCCAGGGTGGCCGTGACGGAGATGGCTATATCGATGTGAGATTCTAGCTTGCAGTCACGAGTGAGGACATTGAGTCTCAGCATGGAGTCCATCAGCACAGCCAGGTTATAAGGGGCCCAACACAAAAAAAAGGCCACAACCAAAGCTACTATGACCCTCAGAGCTTTCTGCTTCCGGAATCCCTGGGAGCCCAGCAGAGTGTGCGCGATCCGGGCGTAGCAGTAGAGCATGACCAGCAGCGGCAGGAAGAAGCCCACTACGTGGTAGAGGAAGCGCATGGAGGTCAGATACTTGTGGTTAAAGTTGGGCTGGCACTCTGAGGTGTTCTGTCGATGGTCATGCACCACCTGCAGAAACACAAGGTCGGGTATGGTCAGAACAAGGCACATGCCCCACACAGAAACACAGCTGAGGTGGACGATGCGAGTCCGTTGCCTCTTGAACATCTGCACAGCGTGGACTATGGAGAGGTAGCGATCAAAGCTGATGCAGACGAGCAGGAATATGCCTGAGTAGAAGTTGATGGAGAAGGCTGCTCCAATGACCTTGCACAGAGCTGTGCCGAAAACCCAGCCTGAGACAGCCTGCACAGCCCAGAAGGGCAGCGTCAGCAGGAGCAACATGTCTGCGAAGGCCAGATGCAGGATGAAGGTGTCGGTGCTGGCCAGGCCCTGCTTGTACCGCCGCAGTACCTCAACAACCAGTAGGTTCCCAGGGAGTCCAAGGAGGAAGATGAAGGTGTAGAAAAGAGGGAGGAAGACCTTGTTAAACTCCAACGTCTTCTCAAAAGAGCATGGCACAAGGGCACAGCATAGGTCAGACACATTGTAGTCATCATATCCGGTGCTGTTCTCAAAATACTCTTCAGATCCCGAAAACTCAAATGTGACCTTGTTTAGGATATTCTAAGgataaaaaaagatgcaaagtgtTAATGATTCTGTTCTACGATGACGCTATCAAGCAATGCTGAGCCCTCCCTCTGTTCATTTCTCACAGAGGACCTCCACACCGTGCTCCATGATAAACTCTCCGTCCGTAACATcgcacactagggggcatatttatactatttttgcaccagatttgcatcatttttttaaatgcaaattcagcacaaactgaactacatatttatattttgacgctagacccgtttagcatcttattggggttaaagtcatttttggatgcgtgaaaccaccttgcatcaatgagatgcaaggtaggtgttcccgtccgaAAAAAGACTCAAAGCCTCTAGTGCAGTgctgaatttgtgcttgttgtttccggtgccgagcaccggcacttatttttgcgggccagcgcttattttttctgcctcatgcatttactgcgaggaaaagacacaaatgggaaagacggaggaagagaaaaacgaaaaagcgtcacaatgggagaaagcagaaagctgcaagggtgagttgaagggacagagagtgcctttaaatggattgaagaggcccaagatggcttcagaattactctgcctcagtattccgtgttcgcacatttaattgcagcagctccgtttttaagaggagggctttgagcacaggcacctttttatttacaaattaagcactgcccttgtgccttatttatcctcctgtgcaaaaaaggtgcacggagggaggcgggcctaaacaaTGGCActgagcctgcttagtgccattatttaacacctgggtcagggtaggcattagggtacctgtggacccatttccatggtcaaaaacCATGGAAGGAgctcacaggtgcccaccccaagccccaggatcaccccacccacaccagagggacacccgatgatagggggggcgaccccatcccaggtaagcagggtaagaagaggtaaatattttttttaaatgggcccccctagatggcactgggtgcaatggccatgcccaggggaccctgagcTGGCcgttggagtggtgggcatgattcctgccttttctaagataggagtcatgtagtatagatggttttgcatcaggaaatgacgctaggctggttaaaggcattttttttgcctctaaccagcctagcgtcatttttttttggtgcaaaactgcctttctccataccgccaaccccaccctgctaacgtcattcaccaagacgctagcccaccctttgcactggcttgcggaATTCCATAAACTTGGTGCCcgactggcgctctggaatgacacaagcaggcattttacttttgacacaaaactgcagttttgcgccaaaaagtatgaaTACGGGCTAGAGGGTCTGATTCACGAAGGTAATTTGAGCTTCTGACTAAGTTTAAACTTTTGAGTAAGTTCACTACTTTTCcatattcacaaattgcacttttgtAGTTACTTACACTTTTGTGGTAACTCACACATTTGTAGTAAGTCTAGCACTACACATGGCTACCACTGGTGCTGCAAACCCCTCCCatagaaaaatggaggaagagaatTAAAACAACATAGGATATAATTTATTGAACATAATTAATTACATTAATTTTAATCAATTCTAAACATCACTTTTACCAATTATTAATgcacattaaaaatatgtttttcttcaagtaggaatttatttttcaatttgaacTTCAGAAAAGTAATTGTAATTTATTTGAATATATTTCCATTATTAAAGGTTTTTCTTTGCAATCAATTTAATAACACtgtacatttttttctattttgttctacGTTTAATGTAAATACATAACAAGAATTGAgaaaaatatttaacataaaaatattttaaaatttaattttaagttaaataattttttttattttttcttctactTTATAAAATGGAGACTGCCCTGCAGTAAGAAGAGAGATGGgcactgcaaagtacatggaaaatATTAACAAATTATTTAACTCAAAAATAAACATTCAAATATTTAAAGCTAAGTCCAtctccctctcctgctccctttctctccctctggcTTTCTCGCTGCTCTGttctcttcccctccctctcagGTCCTCACTCTCCACTGTGTCTCATTTCTCAgaaactcactctctctctctccctcacgctctctctttctctttctctctgcctctctcacCCTTTCTCACAATTTTCCCAGCTGTGCACTCAAGGGCCTCATTCATCCTTCCTCTCAGTCTTCCTCATGTTCTCTTTTAAAAATTTTTACCATTTTATCTACATCTTTCCTCGGGTCTCTCTTTACTTTTCTTCTTAATCCCTATGTTCTTGCTTGGTTACCTTTTCTCATTTTCTCTTTCCCTGACTTTCTTCCAGATCTCTTCCTTTCTTGTCTTTTCCCTTACTTTTTTAAATAGGCCTCATTTTCTTCCATGAGTCAATCACATGTCTCCTCCTTGTCCCATGTTTCTCCGACCCTCTTCCATACCGGCTCCTTTTCTCCACACTTTCTCAGACTCTCTTCGTATCACTTTGTTTCTTCCTTTCGTTGGCTTTCTTCTCTATCTTGCTCTTTTCTACCTTTTCACTGACTCTCTTCCCTGCCTCTTTTTCTCCACTTTCTCCACTCTCTTCCATATCTCCTCTTTCTCTGAGCTTTGTCTGACTTTCTTCTGTATCTCCTCGTGTTCTTTCTTTTCATGACACTCTTCTGCATCaacccttttctttcctttcccagCCTCTTCTGTATCTTCTGCCTTTCTCCTCTTTCCCTGACTCGGTTCTACGTCTCCTCCTGCTCTCCTCACTTCATCTGACTCCCTTCCAAAtctcctccttttctcttcttTCCATAACTCCTCCCttatctcctccttttctctcctttctgGCTCTCTTCTGTATCTCcttcttttcttccctttcttGGCTCTCTTCCATATCTactccttttctccctttcttggcTCTCTTCCGTATCTACTCCTTTTCTTCCCTTTCTTGGCTCTCTTCCATATCTactccttttctccctttcttggcTTCCTTCCGTATCTCCTCCTTTTCTCCCCTTTCCTGGCTCTCTTCCGTATCTACTCCTTTTCTTCCCTTTCTTGGCTCTCTTCCGTATCTCCATATTGCATAACTCCTTCATGTCTCCTTCTTTTCTCCCCTTTCATAACTCGTCTCCTCCTTTTTCCCCTTTCCATAACTCCTTCATGTCTCCTCCTTTTCTCCCCACTTAGTCAGACTCTCTCTCAATGCTCCACTTTTTCTTCACTTTCCAAGCCTCTCTTCCGTTTCACCTGCTATCATCCCTTTTGCCGCTCCTTCCTCTCTCCTGATTCTCTTCCATGTCCCCTCATTTCCTCTAGGCTTTGTTTGTCTGTCTTCTTTATCTCCCTGTTTTCCCCTTTCTTTG
Protein-coding sequences here:
- the CXCR3 gene encoding C-X-C chemokine receptor type 3 translates to MGSENILNKVTFEFSGSEEYFENSTGYDDYNVSDLCCALVPCSFEKTLEFNKVFLPLFYTFIFLLGLPGNLLVVEVLRRYKQGLASTDTFILHLAFADMLLLLTLPFWAVQAVSGWVFGTALCKVIGAAFSINFYSGIFLLVCISFDRYLSIVHAVQMFKRQRTRIVHLSCVSVWGMCLVLTIPDLVFLQVVHDHRQNTSECQPNFNHKYLTSMRFLYHVVGFFLPLLVMLYCYARIAHTLLGSQGFRKQKALRVIVALVVAFFLCWAPYNLAVLMDSMLRLNVLTRDCKLESHIDIAISVTATLGYFHCCLNPLLYAFIGAKFRNTFLELLSHGGCISSELMKKCLKPQRKNSNWSDSGDTSFSGI